AAATCAGAGACGCTGTTCTTGGCTGTGAAAGCAGATAACACCAAGCTACAGGGAGGGCAAGGACAGAGGGGGGCAACCAGGACCGCTCTGGCACAGTCCCCGGTGACTGGGGCGTCTGGCCCAGCGTGCACAAAGGGGGGGGGCGGCCCCCATTGTCTTGGCTCGCTGCTTCTTGTGGAACCTCGAGTATCACTATTGTTTATACATTGTTTGTTTGCTATGAGAACCCTGGTGTTCCCATTCTCAAAGGGAAAGCAGGGCATGCGTACATACAATACACAGAGACAACAGTGACAAGGATGAATGTCGGCTCCACCCGTGTCTGttagtgtggcgggggggggggggggggggctaggaaaatggctgagagattaaactgcagccttgagacaagtctttggtgtggacttcAGAACACCATGTCCTGCCCCCCAGCAGGAAGTGATAAGAttgtttataggaagcagctgatccctgtAGCCATTTTCCTACCTGCCTGGGGGGCATCACttggtcatctttctctgcacctgagtCCACTGTAGACTAAtgtgacccaggctctgctgatctgcttgatgagcaaagagaccagtaaacacgatgaggctgcagagatctgggctctcagtcctggaggctgggaatCCCCTGGACCCATCTTTTCTCTGTGttgtgtcctgtgtgtgtgtgtgtgtgtgttttaagtccTGAGGCGCCTTCCTCTCGTGCACCCCCACAGCCGAGCTGGTCTCAGCAGAGGGGGGAGCACAAGGGGACCCCGATGTGCCGTTTCTACAGCAAATTGCGAAAGGCTCCCCAAGACACCTATGCACAGGCTAGACTAGGGCAAGGGTCCAAGTCCAAACAGCTTGCGAGGAAGTCCGTTCCCCTGCGGCCTCGCGGATTCCCAGGGCTGAGCCACAAGGTCTTGGTTAATAGCCTTGGAAAGTGTACTTCCTGATTCGATGCTGGACCACTAGCGTCCTCTGTCGGTCACCTGGGGAAAGCGCGCTCAGACGACACGGAAAAGGCCGCGCGCAGCAAGGGAACGCGATTCACCCCGACCTCAGGGGCGAGCGGCGCCTCCGGACTTGCACCTCAGCGCAGTGTTTAATTTGCACAGAACAGAAGAACCCTGAGGTCTCCGCTTTAATGCACCAGAGAGAACTGGGTGCAGGGATGCCAAGTGGCCGGGAAAATGAGAGTAAAAATCAGTCATTAATGACACTTCAGCGGGGCCCCTTCACTGTGTTTATTGTCCCTCTGTTGCGGATAGAAGTTGTTTGAAACCATCACCGGGGAGAACACCCAAACATGTCAAATCTTTGAGCAGCCCTGCTCGGGACCGTTCCACGCTGGCCCACTTTGCCCACTGGGGACTTGAGGGGACACAGGAAAAGGGAGCCTTCACCGCATTGAGAAGAGACCCTGGAAGGGGCAAAGGCCACGCGCCCACCTGCAGACACGCATTCGTGGGGCCGGATGTGGGGGATACCAGTGGCCCCGCCGGTGCAAATGAAACCCCAAGTCCTCGGCTTCCCAAGACCCGACTAGAGTCGGCTGTTCTCGTTCAGAAATGTCCCACGAATTCCCCGAGCCCAGGTCTTGAATTTTAGAAAGCTTTGCAAGGCACACACGGGTCAGGAGCGGCACAGGACAGTTACCCCCTGCAGGTTCGCCGCGCACGACCTCATCCGGGGACGCAGACCGGGAAGGGCGGCGGAGACTCCAGGTTGGCCGGGGcggggcactggggtggcccgaggCTCCGGGGCTGGTGGGTGATGGGAGCGCCGGGTTCCTGGGGGCCTCGTGGTGCGGGGCGGCGGGCGTGAGCGCGAGGAACAGGTGCTCGGGAGGCCGCGCGCTGTGCACCCCCGGGCGAGACACCGGACCCTGGAGCCTCCCCTCCGCCTGCCCGCCcccgtctccccccacccccggcgcGCCGTTCCGGGGCGTGTCCTCGGCCACTTCAGCTTCTATATAGCGGCCGGCGCGCCTGTGCCGCCCAGATGCGAGCCTGGCGGCGCGGCGCTCTAGATTGACCGCTGCCTGCTCCGCTCCCGCAGCCTCGCGCCGCGCGCTGTCACCCGGTCCCCGTGCGTTCCGGTCTGCTGAGCAGCGGACTCCCACTGTGGGCGACATGCAGCCGAAGCACCCCACGCTCTTGGCCGCGGCGCTGATAGCGCTGGCGACGCTCGGAGGGCCGCCCGCGGGGCGGGCCAGCGCGAGCGCGGCGGGCTGGGGTCCCGTGGTGCGCTGCGAGCCGTGCGATGCGCAGGCGCTGGCCCAGTGCGCGCCGCCGCCCGCCGGGCCCGAGTGCGTGGAGCTGGTGCGCGAGCCCGGCTGCGGCTGCTGCCTGACGTGCGCGCTGCGCGAGGGCCAGGCGTGCGGCGTCTACACGGAGCGCTGCGGCGCGGGCCTGCGCTGCCAGCCGCAGCCGGGTGAGCCGCGCCCGCTGCGCGCGCTGCTGAAAGGCCTCGGGCTCTGCACCAACGGCACCGCCGCGGAGCTTCTGCGCGCCCCCCTGCGCCCCTCGCTGCCCGCACCAGGTGAGCTGCCCGCGCCAGGTGCGCCCCGGCTCCAATTGAATCGCGGGCACCAGGTGCGCCGCCGCAGCGCCTCCGGCCAACGACCGGGGGTGGGCGGCGCCCCTGCGGTGACTTCGCTGCTCTCCTCGCCCCCAAGGTTGTAGctggggaggctgaggccccTCGAGGCGAGGGCGCCGGCGGGAGGAACCCTCCACGGCCAGCCTCTCCGTTTTCTGAGTACTGAGTTCTTGCAAACTGCAAAGCGCTTCCGACGAAAATGGGTCGCAGATTTCGTGGGGAGGGAGCGGATAATGAGGTTGGTAGTCAATGGGAAGACCCTGGACGTGGGAGACTCCGAGCCCCCTTGAGCCCGCGCAGCGCAGGGGGACGTGGCGTGGCCTGTGCTGCCGGCTCTACAGTGTGGCCACGGTTCCGCCAACTAGGAGCGAGCGTGTCCACGCGGAGAATGCGGGGGGAGGGGCGGAATTAGACGTGAAAGGTGAGCAGGCAGGTGTTTTATCATGGTAACGTTTGCACATCAGTGACTCATCTCGGGGTGACCCAAAACGGGCCAAGTGGGAATCAGGTATCAGTGACTTTTGCGGTCGGACAACCTGAACTTCTGATTGAAGCGACTCTCCGAGGGcccccagggaggcagggaggaggtcGGGGGCTGAAAGCCGGGAGCCACCATCTGCGTCCTCCCCCCGCCACGGTGGGGCGCTCACACGAATGTCAGGAGCTGGGGCTGCGGGCAGTGTGGGTCCACGGACTTCTACAACAGGAagagggggggggcagaggaagcCCCTGGGCTGTTTGCTGCGACCCTGTGAAGTGGAAGGAATGCGTCCAGAGACCCAGAGGAAGATCCCCGCCCGCTGGGTGAAGCACTCGGCATTGGCCCCTTAAATTAGAAGTTAAATGAAGTTGGCATCCGGTCCCCCTGACGTGGAGCAGGCTCAGCCAGCCTTCCTTGGCGCGGGGAGTGGAGTCCCCACACCCACGCGGAAGGCTAGGAGAACTCTGCCCACGCCTCCAGCCACCAgctggaggtggaggggagagtcCCTTTATCATCCACGCTGCGTCTGCAGATCCTCACAGGGGAGAGGCGTGTTCTTACTAGGCAGTGCAGGCCCTGTTTCTCCCAGAGAAAGGGCCAGTTCCCGGATTGGTGGAAAGACAAAATCCCCCAGTGGCCTGAGGCGTCTCGGTTTCATACCAGGAAGACTTCAAGTCGCGAGGAGTGTTTGTCGTTGGCTGTGCCTGCACCTCCTTGCTCCTGTGCAGTTTGCGAAGTTCAGGAGGAGATCTGAGACGTCTTCATAGACAACTGTCTTTCTTAGTTACTTTATGGGGTATATTAATGACCACTATGAATGGGTGTGGTTTATTACAAAGTTCCAAAGAGCTCTAAGTGACTTTGAAACTCcatatggggtggggggtgggggtaattttaaatgacagtcaAAAGTTAAAATTCTCTGTTGCTTGCAAGGAACAGTTTCCTCTTCACACCTGAGTCATCAGGCATGTTACAGAGAAACCAAGGAAGTTTAAGAAATTACTCAGAGTTCTTGGAAAAGAACTGCAGAGATGCTTATTTGCATATTCTTAGCATCTCCTTTGCTCCAgcacttgaaagaaagaaagaaattgagaaagcgagagagagaaagaaagaaaagaaagaaagatgaaaggaaattgaaaccaaatcctaacctggcctgtggtgacgcagtggagaaaggactgacctggaacgctgaggtcgctggttcaaaaccctgtgctcgcgcccggtcaaggcacatacgacaggCAGTCAGTGAGCAGCTAAAGGAAGCggctatgaattgatacttctcttttccccaccccttctttctctctctctctctctctctctctctctcaaatcaataaataatatcttatttAAAAGTTGTTCTAAAAGAAACCAAATCATACCTATTAAAAGCCTACACACCATGGGCACTGGACCAGACTACTGTGCCTCCAGCACCAGGTCTGCTGGGGTCTATGCAACTCCTCCCCTCATGGGTCGCTttgggggggtgtggggggaacAACATGGAGACCCAGAAAGAAGGGACTTCCCGCCCCGTGTCCCCCTTGAGTGCGGCCTGGGCCTGTGCCCCGTGCGTCCAGAGGACAGAGGAGCACGTGCAGGTGGAGCCCGCTGTCTCCCTGCCCCGCTTAGCACTAGGGGAGCGTTCCCCGCCTGCAGGGCTGAGCCGGATCCCAGCGCCAGAGGCCTTGGCAGGCTTCCCGGCACCGGCAGGCCACTACCGTGAAGGGAGGTTCAGCAGGAGCCGGGGCGTGGGGTTGCCCAGGCAGAACCGATTCAGGGCCAGAGGGCCCGGGAGGCCTGGGAGCACTGCTTGTCGGACTGAAGTGACCGTATGGCCACTGCCTGGCTGTGCAAACCCGGAGAAAGAGGGGACCCCCAGCCACGTGTCCCTGCCCTGGCCCCACACCAGCTTCACATGTGCTCACATGCCCACAGGGAGGAAAGACTCACCTGGAAAGATGCCCCAAGATTCAGGGACAGTGGggcgggggtaggggtgggggtggggggcttgagCACCCACAGACACGCCTCCCGAGTTCACAGGTGCAGCGGAGCGCTTTGTGGGGTGGAGAGAATTCAAGTGCAGCCCTTTGCTTGGTGGCAGTCCGGCCAGCAGCACCCCCCCCCAGTCAGAATTCCTGCTGGGCTGCCTCACCCAGCACTTCTGACTCagtgtgtggcgggggggggggggggcgtttgtCCAGCCTCAGCTCTGCCTCCTCCTAGGGGAGGAGGGGACACCTGCAAGCTGCCTGGGCACCTACTTTTTCATTCTAAAAGATGCATCTCAAGGCAAAACCACTACCGTTATTACCAGTGTGACGGGTGACGCTTGACCAAGGTGTATTCTGGAGCACACTTGGGATTGTGGAATGATGTTTCCACGGAGCTGTGGCTTGGCTCAGTCGTTAGATTTTGAGGGTTTTGCTGTTAACCCTCTCATCCCTGTGTCTTTCCAGCAAACGGCAGTGAGTCAGAGGAAGACCCCGGTGCGGGGACTACGGACAGCCCAGCGCTCCCTGACACACACCGGGTCCCCGACTCCATGCTCCACCCCGGCCACGTCAAGATGGACACCATCAAGAAAGGGCAGAACAGAGACAGCCAGCGCTACAAGGTCGACTATGAGGCCCAGACCACGGACACCCAGAACTTCTCCACCGAGTCCAAACTGGAGACGGAATATGTGAGACCCAGTTTCTACATTCCTGGTGAAGGGTGGCCGGGCCCTGGGGACCCCATCCAGTGTGCAAGGGGCAGCTGCCAGCCCCTCCTAATGTACGGGAGAGTGACCAGTCAGTGACCCTTCCCTAGGGGATTTCAGGAGGGCCCAGGTTTTAAATACTGGTGTGTTTACAAGCCTGTACACTAAAGAGAAACATTCACATGAACTGGCTTTATCCCGTTCACCTGGTCTCTCTCTGAGTGTCCTGGCCTTGGGTGACTGTCCCCACTTCCAGGCCTTGTCTGGGGACGCGCAAGAGATGGGGCCCAGGTTGGCATCCTCGTGGGAGCCATGACAACTGAGCCAGGCAGCAGATAGTCAGGGGCGCCCTGCAGGTCCCGCTGGGCGGGCTCCGTGGCGGCCGGGGCTTGATCTGAGGAGGCAGCTGAGCTCGGGAGTGACCGCCTGCCTCCCCCCCAGGGGCCCTGCCGTCGGGAGATGGAGGAGACTCTAAGCCTCCTCAAGTTCCAGAACTCGCTGAGCCCCGGGGGC
Above is a window of Saccopteryx bilineata isolate mSacBil1 chromosome 7, mSacBil1_pri_phased_curated, whole genome shotgun sequence DNA encoding:
- the IGFBP3 gene encoding insulin-like growth factor-binding protein 3; amino-acid sequence: MQPKHPTLLAAALIALATLGGPPAGRASASAAGWGPVVRCEPCDAQALAQCAPPPAGPECVELVREPGCGCCLTCALREGQACGVYTERCGAGLRCQPQPGEPRPLRALLKGLGLCTNGTAAELLRAPLRPSLPAPANGSESEEDPGAGTTDSPALPDTHRVPDSMLHPGHVKMDTIKKGQNRDSQRYKVDYEAQTTDTQNFSTESKLETEYGPCRREMEETLSLLKFQNSLSPGGVHIPNCDKKGFYKRKQCRPSKGRKRGTCWCVDRYGQPLPGYNTSSKGDLQCDNAESQ